The Flavivirga eckloniae genomic interval AACATCCAGAATTTATGGCTTCACCTCTGGTAGAGAGTATTAGATATAACCATTTAAAAATAGCAAAATTGTTACTTGAAAGTGGCGGGAATCCATCTATTAAAGAAGTCATGGGGCAAGAAACACCTATGCTTGTTGCAAAAAAACTAAATAATCAAAAAGCTATTGATTTATTGAATTTCTATATTAACAAACCTGAATAAAAAATAGCCAAAGGTATTTAGGCATAATCCATTTCAAAAGTTTTGGTTTGATGAAAATTATCATCGGGATTATGAAAAATTACATCCTAACCTTTTTTATATAAGAAACATACCTGCTTCTAAACCAAATAGAACTAAAGCTGCATTTCCAAAAGAATTATTAAAAAAAGTAGCTTTAATTAGTTTTTGGTTCAAATTTGATTTTGTAAAAATTTTCTTCTAAATTTGCCTAACAATATGATATCATTTTAATGTTTCATATCATATCATATTGTTAGGCACAAGTAAAACTAACCAACAAGCATTTGAAAAAATATGGGGCAATTCAGAGATGTATCAATAAAAAATGTAATTGAGGACTTAAACCAAAGCTATTTTCTACCTGACATTCAAAGAGAATATGTTTGGTTACGAAAAGCAAAAGAGAAGAAAATCGAACAACTTTTTGATTCCATTTTAAGAGGTTATCCAATTGGCTCATTCCTGTTTTGGAAACTCAAGAAAGACGATATTGAAACCAATAAAGATGCTAAAGAAGATTCTGAAAAACTGAACTTTCAACTATATAAGTTCATAGAAAACTACGATGAACGAAAAACACATAATGAAAAAGTAAACATAGAACAAATCAACTCTGATGATTTATCTATTGTACTTGACGGGCAACAAAGATTGACTTCGCTTTACATTGGACTTAAAGGTACGAGAACTCTGAAAAAACCAAAAGCGTGGTGGGACAATCCAAATGCGTTTGAGGAAAAACAACTTTTCTTAAATTTAAGATACCAACCAA includes:
- a CDS encoding ankyrin repeat domain-containing protein, which codes for MSGGDWKSMFKAVQEDDFELVKFYLNMGIDPNYQHPEFMASPLVESIRYNHLKIAKLLLESGGNPSIKEVMGQETPMLVAKKLNNQKAIDLLNFYINKPE